The following are from one region of the Alkalimarinus sediminis genome:
- a CDS encoding DUF3108 domain-containing protein has product MRRLHCLCIKYLLSTLLLLNSEALLSFELKPSVAEYSATFKNGIPISGTARHTLIQLSHNIWRYQFNVDSFFADINESVYFQWHDGRVVPITYHYKRSGWAVSNRRATLEFNWKEHKVLNDVQGIPWSMEIPDDAIDKLGYQLQIKLDLMNGKRDLVYQVADGGYLKTFHFAIQGEETIQTELGEVTAVVVKKVRSESDKRDSTLWFAKEWEYLLVKLIQVESDGERYEINIKSTDVH; this is encoded by the coding sequence ATGAGACGTTTACACTGTTTATGCATTAAGTACCTCCTCTCTACGCTTCTCTTACTCAACTCGGAAGCGCTACTTTCGTTCGAGTTAAAACCCAGTGTTGCGGAGTATAGCGCGACATTTAAAAACGGCATTCCCATCAGTGGCACCGCACGCCACACACTCATTCAACTCTCACACAATATTTGGCGCTATCAGTTTAATGTAGATTCATTTTTTGCTGATATTAATGAGTCTGTTTATTTCCAATGGCATGATGGCCGAGTCGTCCCCATTACCTACCACTATAAACGCAGCGGCTGGGCAGTTAGCAACCGAAGAGCCACGCTAGAATTTAACTGGAAAGAGCATAAAGTATTAAATGATGTACAGGGTATTCCCTGGTCGATGGAGATCCCCGACGATGCCATTGATAAACTTGGCTACCAGCTACAAATAAAACTCGACCTCATGAATGGCAAGCGAGATCTTGTTTATCAAGTAGCAGATGGCGGATATTTAAAAACGTTCCACTTTGCGATTCAAGGAGAAGAAACCATACAAACCGAGCTGGGTGAAGTCACTGCGGTGGTGGTTAAAAAAGTACGTTCAGAGTCTGATAAACGAGATAGCACGCTATGGTTTGCCAAAGAGTGGGAATATCTACTGGTTAAGCTGATTCAGGTAGAGTCTGATGGCGAGCGATACGAGATTAACATCAAAAGTACCGATGTACATTAG